The nucleotide window aaacattttgagaggtgtatccatcccaccaatgaaaacaacttagagttcccaatactttccatgcatagatatatcataggcggttcccaaacagaaaataaagtttattcctttttccaccataactttcactttccatggataaccatatccacgggtgccctccataccaacactttccaaggaatttattatttgacaacataaagtaaattcatttgtttttgcattttcggactgggcatccctaatacctttgccttactctcgtgcaatgacaagtgaataaataCTCATCTTGAGattaacacatctagcatggaaaatattagccacccctcaccgctccgcgagcgaaacaaacacacaaaagagaagtttattttgaaaattagagatggcacatgcaaatttgcttagaacggcaaaagaataccacatataggtagatatagtggactcatgtggcaaaactggtttaaaggattttggatgcacaagtagggattatacttagtgcaaaatgaaggctagcaaaagattgggaagcgaccaaccaagaaacgaataatctcataagcaagcattaagcataattaacaccgaataatgcaccataagtaggatataatttcattgcatgattattgactttcgtgcatgcataaggaatcacaaaccttaacaccaatattcttactaaagcataattactcatcaagatgactcacatatcacatcgtcgtatctcaaaactattactaagaatcaagtttattttgtccaatgatcttcatgaatttttttctttatccttcttggatatctatcactttggaactaattttcatgtgttgcttttcataagctcaaacaaatataagtgaagatcatgagcataacaaattttctttctctcaaaataatttaagtgaagcaagagagaatttcttcaaaattttactaactctcaaataaatctaagtgaagcaagagatcatttattcaaaaataacaaagcacaccgtgctcaaaaagatataagtgaagcactagagcaagtccattgctcataaaagatttaagtgaagcatagagagcaattctaataAGTCATGCCATAAATTTGGATCTCTCAAAttggtgtgtccagcaaggatttatgacttaaaacacaaaataaaacaagcaaagacacatatcatacaagacgctccaagcaaaacacatatcatgtgacgaataaaaatatagtgtCGAGTAAAATACcaatagttgttggaagaaagcggggatgccactcgggggcatccccaagcttagttggttgctcattcttggataatagcttgggatgttggggcatccccaagcttaggctcttacatccttccttcatccatcgtaagataacccaaaacttgaaaacttcaatcacacaaaactcaacaaagccttcgtgagatccgttagtataagaataataaactactactataagtgttgtatcaaaccaattcatgttttatttttgtattatatatactgtattcaaaattttctatggcaaaaactcatcaaagaaaaccatagagccatcaaaataagcacacaatacaaagaaaacaaaatctgtcaaaacagaatagtctgtagcaatctgactatttcaaatacttatgtaactcaaaaaactctgaaaaattaggacgacctgagaaatttgtatatttatctactgcaagtggaatggcTATTTtgtcgctctctggtaaaaaatgaaaattaatttcgtgtgcataaaagtttctgtttttttagcaagatcaaacaactatcacccaagaagatcctaaaggctttacttggcacaaacactaattgaaacataaaaatacaatcataatagtagcatgattgtgctaacactcaaaaacaggaagcaaaaagaacaaataaaatttattcattgggttgcctcccaacaagcgctatagttttatgcccttaactaggcataaagcaaggatctaagttttgtcatctttggttcgagatccataagatgccctcatgattgattcataggGTGGATTAATCCTAGGTCTAgaaaagtgttccatacccttcctcaagggaaattggaacttaatattgcttctttcatatcaatcacggcaccgatagtgcgcaaaaatggtctaccaagaataattggacaagacggattgcaatcaataccaagaacaataaaatctatgggcacataatttctattagcaagaataagaacatcattaattcttcccataggctttttaatagaagaatccgccaagtgcaaattcaaagaacatgattcaatatcggtaagaccaagcataTCATATAAAGATTTCaaaattgtagaaacactagcacccaagtcacacaaagcaaaacactcataatttttaatcttgactttgatagtaggttcccattcatcatgcaattttctaggaattgaaacttataattccaatttttcttcaagagctttcatcatagcatcaacaatatgtttagtaaaagctttattttgttcataggcatggggtgaatttatcatggattgcaacaaagaattACAATCAACCAGAGAGCAaatatcataattaaagtctttgtaatccaaaagagtgggcacatcactagctaaagttgacctcttcaaacccactttcataatttttgtcaacaagattttcaccctccgaaatattgggatgccttctacctaaagttgactcttctccagtccctttttcatcgaTATTAACTTTACTAAATAAGGAaccaatagaagaaacaccaatcattttaagatcttcatcacttttgcctTCTAACGAGATTGGTTTAGCGGCCATTTGATTTACTAAGGTAGCTTGTGCATCGGATATTTTTCCTAGCAAACTTTCGGCAAAAGCATACTTAGATTGGATATTGCAAACTTCTCTACTGATATCATCAAGTTGTTTTGTAATAGCATCAAGCACAACGGAGTGCTCCTTAAGTTCTTCAGTAAAATatttattatgctcaaattgtgtagtcatatattccttaGTACTTTTCTAAATTTCAAGGAAAATATTTGGGTAAGGAacatcataatattttctttgaggcATCATGACTACGCAAACAAGAGTGCAtacaaaaacagatccggcaagaaaatggcgaacggaaaaagagaggcgaataaaacggaaaatttttgtgaagtgggggagaggaaaacgagaagaAAATGGCGAATAAtataaattgcgaggagatgagatttgtgattaggaacctggttatgttgaagatcttccccggcaacggcgccagaaattccttttgatgtcacttgaagctacgtcggtttttccccaaagaggaagggatgatgcagcacagcggcggtaggtatttcccttagatatgaaccaaggttatcgaactagtaggagaaccaagcaacacaacgtaaacagcccctgcacacaaataacaaccactcgcaacccgacgtgttaaaggggttgtcaatccctttctgGTAACGACGCCAGAAACGATGTGTGGATGGGAGAAaattgtaaatattgatagatcgaacgccaaataaaataaattgcagcaaggtatttttgtatttttggtttaatagatctgaaaataaaagcaaataaaaatagatcgtgaaggcaaataatatgagaaagagacccgggggccgtaggtttcactagtggcttctctcaagaaaatagcaaacagtgggtaaacaaattactgttgggcaactgatagaacctcaaataattatgacgatatccaggcaatggtcattacataggcatcacatccaagattagtagaccgactcctgcctgcatctactactattactcaacacatcgaccgctatccagcatgcatctagtgtattaagttcatggaaaaacggagtaatgcaataagaacgatgacatgaagTAGATGAGATCCGTTTATCTAGGGCGGTATATATAGATCTCATCTTTTTATcattagtagcaatgatacatacgtgtcggttccctttctgtcactgggatcaagcaccgtaagatcgaacccactaccgggcacctcttcccattgcaagataaaaatatcaagttggccagacaaaacccaaatatcggagaagaaatatgaggctataagagatcatgcataaaagagatcaaagaaactcaaatgctttcatggatataaaaagatagatctaatcataaactcaaagttcatcgatcccaacaaacacaccacaaaagagttacatcatatggatctccaagagaccattgtattgagaatcaagagagagagagagatgaagccatctatctacgaactacgaacccgaaggtctacaaagaactactcacgcatcatcagagaggcaccaatggaagtggtgaacccctccgtgatggtgtctagattagatctggtggttctagactctgcgactgctggatgaatatttcgtcaactcccctagggtttctggaatattggggtatttatagggcaaagaggcggtccgggggcacccgaggtgggcacaacccaccagggaaggcctctagatgggatctcatgagAACAGAAACTTGCGGGGCGGAAAAAGTATTTCGGGTGGCTCTCTGATGTCAGGGGAATATTTGAGAACTTATAGAAGCGGAATTAGGTCAAGAGgtgccatgaggggcccacaagcctgggggcgccccccctgggGCGTGCCTCCCGAGCTTGTCGCTCCCTCGTGGCTCGTCAGGTCTTCTCCTGAACCTTCTAGGGTCTCTTCTGGTCTAGAAAAAAATAATCCAAAGTTTTTTCTCTGTTTGGACTTTGTTTAATATCAATTTCTTGAAaaaccaaaaacaagcaaaaaaacagcaactggcactgggactaggttaataggttagtccccaaaaaatgatatgtaattgcatatagttgcatataaaacatccaagattgatactataatagcatggaacaataaaaaaattatagatacattggagacgtatcaaaacCCTTTCTCGATAATGTTAGTCTTAGCATCAAACTCATGTTTGACCGCATAAGTCTTGCAACACATCCTAAACTCATCCATGTTTTGCCACAGCTTCCCCACTTCAATAGCAAGGATCTATGTGTCATAGACATTTACCAGCTCATCATCATGTGCATCATCAACACCATCTGTAGCATCTTTCCATTAACTGTCCATCCACATCTTTAGATGAATCTCTGTTAGCATCAACAGGCAAACTAGATTCACCGCTCTCCTCCTTATCTCTATCATCTATTGGAATGCCAAAAAATTGCCATCTCAGTGTCGGTCACTAGTGAAGTGAATAAATCCGTAGGGTCATCTAATTCAGTAATTCTACTAATTTCCAATCAACTGAAGCAACCCTTGCAACACCATCCCCCTGTTTTTCAATGCCATCTCCATATCGTTCAGCCCACCCTCACCCCCACAATATAGATTTCAAATCGGCTGAAAACAGAGGCGACGGAGTCTGATCTAAATCTACACGGAGTAGGGTTCCAAATTCACTCACCTCATCCTTCGCAACCGAGAACGATAGCTCTACCGCCCGCCACCGAGAACAAAGTAGGGAGCAAGCAGGGTTCAATCAGGAACGAGGGCACGTTTCACTCGATGCACTGCCAAATTAAATTGGACCCACCTGCCCTAACATAAGCTCATTACGACGACGACCATTTTATCGCCGGATCGGGCCTTGTTATTTCTGCCTTAAAACTTCGCACAAAAACTTTTTTATTACCAACTGCTTCGCTCTCCTTCCTTCACACGTTAAAAACTGTTGTGCGGGAGGTAAGTTGCCCCACCTGTCAGGATATCATGCAGCCCCACTAGTTAGGAGGTAATGGACAAAGGCTTTGACTGGACGACAGTGCTCCGTTTGACCTTTTGTGAGCAGGTGATGGAGGGGGGAGGGGAAAAGTGAGCAAAGTTAGTTGGCTTGGGAAAAACCGAGCACAACTAAGTAACCACGGGCATGAAAATAGAAATCCCAAATTCAAATGAAAGTTTTAAATTTACCCTGGATATTGGATGATGAATGCAATGCTCAATCGGGAAAAGGTCTCCGCTCTATCTAAATTACGGGTCATTACACCTCCTCCCCAATGATGGCGGCACCTGGCACACGATGTGGTCCACCCGTCATGGACCGCCCAGGCGGGTCACCCCGGTCCGTGTCGAGAGGCCCATGGAGGAGCGACCCAGCGACGACCCAGCTGGCATGACCAAACCAGCCCACCACAGGGCATACACGCCGATATCAGACAGACGACAATAGACGACTTGGAGGCTCTCTCAGCCCGGGAGGCACACAGGGAGGCGGGTACTCAAGCATCCTTTATAGGAGTAATTTGGATCACAACTTAATAATCCAAAGAAGAAAGGGGCATGGGGTTTAGGGACCTTCATAGTTTCAAATGTGCTATATTAGCAAAATAGTGTTAAATTCGCAACTAGTCCAAAACTCAGATTCTTTTTGTGCACATGTGTTGAGCGCCAAATATTATCCAGATGGTAACATTTTAAAGGTTGGGCCAAAACAGGGGCTTTCTTCCATGGCAAAGCATTGTCTCAGGCATCTAGATCTTTAACAAGGTATGTACCTAGAGAGTGGACACCGACTCAGATATTAATATTTGGAGTGATCTATGGGTACCATCCAGCCCAAGCAGGAAGGCTAATCCCAAAGGGGCGATTATGCTATCCAAAGTAGAAGAGCTTACTAATCCTGGATTGTGGGACGAAATGCTAATCCGGGATCTCTTTTCACCAGTTGATGCTCAACACATTCTCCAAATTCCTTTGAATGTGCAAGTTATTGAGGATTTCATAGCCTGGAGGTATACTCACTCGAGTGCCTTCTCTGTCCGTTCATCTTATCACAAAGAATGGGAACACCACCACATGCAAAGAATGTGCACAACGGATGGATAAGGGAGTGTAGATGAAAATCCTGTTTGGAAGGAAATTTGGAGACTACGACTATTAGGGAAGATTAAAATATTTTCCAGGAAGGTCCTGCATGGGGTTCTGCCATGCTATGGTGTTCTTGTGGGTCGACACATTAGAACCCATGTTCAATGCCTGATATGTGTCCCTAGACCAAAGGATATTAAACATTGTTTGTTCGACTATGCTAGAGAAAAGGATGTTTGAAAGGCACTAGGTCGCCATGAGGAAGTGCGCAAAGCTATTGTGAAAGATCGGTGAGGAACAATCACCCTAGAAATCTTATGTAAGCTTGAATTGGTTTCGAGGGACATTTCTTCAGTGGAACTTGCACTAGTTGTTGTGTGGTTCTTATGGTGGCAGCAGAAGCAATGGATGAAAGGTGAAGCGGTTCAATTGCTTGAAAGATCAGCAATATCTATTAAGGTCATGGCCACAAACTTTATTAGAGCATCTAAATTGAAAATTCGGAAGCAGAAATGGGATCACATATGGAAGAAGCTCGTTAAGGGGTTCAGAAAAATAAATGTCGATTCCTCCTTTTCAGCGGAAATACTTTCAGAGGCTACTAGGCTTGTAGCTCGTGATGATCATGGGAACTTTATCGCTGCAACATCGTGGTTTGTTCCTCATGTTTCTGGAGTTGACTTGGTTGAGATCCTAGCAATGAGAAATGGTTTGTACTTGGCTGCGACCATTGGATGTAACAAGCTGACCATTGAGTTTGACAACTCATTCACTATTGATGCTGTCAAAGGGGAGGATGGATATTCTAGACCTGACGTACCCGTGATCTTGGAGTGGAAGCAACTTGCCAGTTATGGTGGTCGTGTTGATTTTCTGCATTGCTTTTGTGAGGCCAATGAGGTGGCTGGTAGTCTAGCAAAATCTTCCTTTAATTCTAGATCCTCAGGATTTTGTGATGACTCTATCCCTGACTTTATTCATCATCTATAGTGAACGGTCTATCGATTCTCTCATGAATAAAGTCCTTTTGTTGTAAAACAAATGAAGAAGGGAGTAGACACATTCGGACCGTTCGAACGTTCCTCGGGGTTTTGTGATGACTCTATCCCTGACTTTATTCATCATCTATAGTGAACGGCCTATCGATTCTCTCATGAATAAAGTCCTTTTGTTGTAAAACAAATGAAGAAGGGAGTAGACACATTCGGATTGTTTGAACGTGTCCGTGGATAAATGGGGAGCCAAATTTAAGGTGTACGGACACGTCCGTAAACAGATGAAGAATCAATTTGGGATTTATGATTGGAGATGCCTTAAAATCTAGCTTTGAAATTATATCTCAATTTGGAGATGCAACATGGAATTTGGGCGGATGATGCACTGTTAGCCTATTCTGGTCCCACTGTTAGCGAATTTGGGCGGATggggaggatgaggaggaggaggaggaggaggaggagaatgATGATGATGATCCCGATAAGAAGACATACGCCATCTACCTGAGCCATGTGGCAGAAACTCCCAAACACTCAATAGTATGTCTCATGTGCTTCCTTGAGAAGGGCAAGGCGAAGCAGATACGCAAATCATCTGTATGTCTTTATTTTTGTTCTCTTTTTGCTAACATTTGATATCAACAGCATTATCTTGGCTTAACTATGGATGCAACTGCTTGCTCACAACTTTCAGGTCGAAGGCCACTGCATAAGTCTTCATAATACCTCTGGTATCAAGTGCGAGAAGATCGGCTGCATGGTCAGAGCCAGGTACAGGGGAGATATTGGCAAGCATAAGAAGTATTGTCACGATCTAAAAACCGGTAAGAAAAAAACATTTGTAGAATAGCTAAAATAACATTGTGGACCATTACAAAATTACATTGTGCTTGAATTCAGGATGGTGGAAGAAGCTCCCAAGACATGATGGAGTTTAGTGTGATGCACTCCAAGAAAACGAAGGTGGAGCCATGTGTTCTGAAAGATATGACTATATGAGGAATTGTTTTTAGTGGTTTACTGCTCATAATGTGTATATAAACAGGGTTGTGAAGTTCACTTTGTTCATGTTCAAAACGTGAGTTTGTTACATGGGCATAAACCTTTGCTGATTTGTCAGCATGTGAGTTTTAACCTCCTGCGTGAAAAGTTTTAGTGCAATTTTTAGCTGGACATTGTTCAAGCTTTGAGTGGCTAATTTGACTTGTTCTGGGCAGACGTTTTGTCTGCATGATGCTACAGTTCAAGCTCGTCTAAGATTTGCCAAAATTCCCATCATTTGAAATTCACTTAAGGTTTTCATTTTAATTCAAATAGTAGTGTGTACTGATTTGTCCCAATGTTCAACTTGTAGCATCATATTTTACAAAGAACATTTAACTCAAATTCTGAGATCTGTAGTGTAAATTCTAAGATGGAACTCGTTGAAAGATACTACTAGTTTTGCTAGGTTTACAATGCCAACTTATACCAGTGAGCAATCTGAAAAAGTACAGGTACATGATGAGTTTATGACTGTAAATAGGTAACTGTTCTCTTTGATTTACACTAGTTCTATGAGACTAAGTTATCATCCTGGAAAACCATTATGACATTTCTGTAGTATCAAAACCTGGGAATCGCACTGTCACCTAGCTTGTTATATCAAATATGACATTCTTGCAGCAAAACTCAGTGAAGTACCTCCACCCCTTCCATCCCTGTCATCCTCAGGCTTCCATGGTGATTGAGTGCGTGCTGGTCGATGACCTCCAAATTTGCATCACAAATCAAGCATTGATGTGGCAGTCTACATGCTCTCGCTGATTTCAAGTGCAATATCTTCTTTGGTACTTCGTCATTTTTCTGAGAGAACACCTTAGAGAAGAAAAACTCGGATGTAGCACAATGCTCCCAAATGCTGCATATGCAGGTCATGGAGATGCAAATCCCTTATGAACATAAGCAATCTGGAAACCACTGAACTGGCTTTACTTCAAAGAATACTGTTACTGGATAATAATTATTCATCCAGAATGTTAGAAGTATGCATAAGGGTAAAAAAAATCAGCAAATAAACTGAGGCAATGGAGCTATCCCAAGCTTAGCTAGTTCTGTAGTGGCGCCATATCTAGTTCAGTTTGGCCAACAAATCTGAAACTTTTCAGAAAACAGTCACAATACCAAGATCACCTATATGCAATGTAAATGATGATGCTGCCATTAGCGCACCACATAAACACACCTCTCCTTTTTCCACTAGTtccatgatttttttttgaaattatttattattatttcttTATAGAAATTTATTGGAACGACATACAACAAGGTACAAAGATTGATATATCAGTATAAATGAAGCATCTTGTGGCTAATCGTGTGATGCCAAATTTATCTTCCGGGGATTTGGTATAAACCACACAGGGGCTGGCCAGTTGGACCAAAGCTGAGGTGATGCAATTCTTTCAACAGTGCAATTTCCAAGGTTGAGGACTCCAATATCACGCTCACTCTCCATGCTTCCAAAATGATAATAGCCATCATCATCAGTAAAATAGACATGACTGGACTTTAACTGTGGATATTCATCGGCACTCAAACAAAGTGATTGATTATACCCAAGAAACATCACACTGTCACATGAGCTAGTAATGTCTTCAAGATTTGCTGCAGCAAAATCCACTTTAAATACGTCAAACTTGTCAGTGAAGATCACATGAGAATCAGAGCCTGACTCAGGTTCCGAAACATCGTCATCCTCCCTATCTTCAGGTTCCAGCCCCGACACATCCGTCGCATCCTCAAGCTTGTGTTCTGAAATGTGCTCATCCTCCCCATCCTCAAGCCCCTGTTCTGAGACATCCTCATCCTCCCAACCCAAAGAGTTTCTTGACCTCCAAACTTGCAACAAATCACCGCATGGAGCTTGAGCAATGTACATATAGTTGCACTCCACGATGCAAGACTTCATTCTCCCCAGAACGATCGTTTGTGTTACTACAGGCGCACTGAGATCAAATGTACGGACTTCTCCGTGTGAATCCAATGCAAAGAGCAGGCTATCCTTGAAGAAACAATCTGCATAATCAACATGTGGTGGCAACCAAGTCCATCTATCATCCCCTGCTCTTGCAAATGAAAGCTGTGACTCTGGATTATGCTTGAGTACCACATAATAATCTCCGGTGGATGGATCAGATGACAGAAATGCCTTCCCGAAGAGGTAGTCCCGCAGCTCGCCAAGCGAAAAGACCGAGGGCGTAGGGAAGTCGTAGTCGGCTAAGAGCGGAGTGCCGGTGTACCATGAGTACTGATACTTGTGAAGAGCGCCGGCATCATCAAAGATGGGCTTCACCTGCTCAATGGTGGCAACGGAAGGCAGGGCGATCTGGTCACCGGTGATGGGGTTGAGGAGGTGCAGCTCGGACCTATCGTCGGCGGTGATGATCCAACCATGGTTGGAGCCGATCACATACCTGGTGCGAATAGGTGGGTCTGGAAGGGCTAGTGTGTAGGATTTGTTCTCCACGAGGCTGAAGAGGCCTGCAACACTCTCGCCGGCAGATTCAGAGGTATATAGGAGGCACGGTGCCTGTGTCTGCCTGAAGAGCCCAAGATTGCAGAGCCTGTTGCAGGCGGAGCGCCATGATGAGCAGACGGAGCCTGCCCGGACGAGGTCGGGGGTCTCAAGGCTGGCGAATATGCACATCAGGATGTCCTCCGGCAGCTCCGGCGGTGTCGGCCGCTCCAGGATCTGGGGTTCACTGGGTAACAGACGATGGACGACGAGCAATTCGGCAAGCCTCTGTCCATACGTTGTCAGCACACCCGACAAGGCCAAACACCGGGTTATGCTGCTATCCATGAAGAAACAGAGCTCTGTTGTATGTTTCCCCAATTTCCCTCTCCCCTGTGCTTGATGATCTCTCCCGTAGATGCAGTAATACGAGACACGGAGCGACAGAGGGCAGGCAGGTGAAGTATGATACTCCTACTTATAGAACGCTAACTGAGGCCTCCTCGCCGTAGGTGAAGCAGATCCGACCCGGGATCGGGAGGGATATCGCCGGAATTTGATTTCCTGAATTAGAAAACAAAGACGCGGTCAGGAAAAGATACGGATTTTGTGTTATTTGCTGGATGGAGGAACGAGCTTCCACAAATTCGGAGTTCCCCTCCGTTTCGTTCTACGACTCTGTGCTAGCCCGGCAATGGCGAGAGGCGGAGAGTGCTAACCGGCGGAAGGCAGCAGGCGGCACAAGGAGATTGACTGGGGTATGGAGAGGAGGAGtaggagcagcagcagcagccacGCCGTCGCGTCCCACGGGGAAGAGTTTCGCGGCGAGGGTCCGTGGGAGCCAGCCGGAGGAtccgcgtcgccgccgccgccccggcggAGGACTCTGGAAGGCCAGCTTAAGCATTTTTTTTAACCAGCTTAAGCATTTCAGCCCTTTCATAAAACTTAATTCTGGAACCTCCTTCTAAACTTGCTACAGCTGTAGTGTAAATTATTTTCACCTGGACCCTCGTCTAAAACTTACTTCCctctattttcttttctttgctACTTCTTCCTCTCTTTTTTTGTGTACAAACCCAATTTCAACTATACTAGCTCAACATATTAATTCAAAGCTTGACATGAGTATTTCTAATGCACACATTTCACCAACATTTCAAGTTCGTTGTTTTCAAGTTTAAATATTCAAAATCAAACACGGCATAGGGTCCAAATGAATTAATAATCCAAATAAAACATGATAAAAACACCACATTCAAGATCTATGAATTTGCCACAAGTGATCAATAGGATCAACTTAGAGTTGGTGATGAGCTTCCCGATTCTACGATGTGCAGCGAGGAATCTCCGGACCATGTATCATTGATGTTTCGACTCCACATGTGCAGCATTGTAGGAGAAGTTAACACATGCTGATCATCCTTGATGATCATGCTGCGTAAGACAACACATGTTGTCAATGATCTGCCG belongs to Triticum urartu cultivar G1812 chromosome 7, Tu2.1, whole genome shotgun sequence and includes:
- the LOC125521478 gene encoding uncharacterized protein LOC125521478: MDSSITRCLALSGVLTTYGQRLAELLVVHRLLPSEPQILERPTPPELPEDILMCIFASLETPDLVRAGSVCSSWRSACNRLCNLGLFRQTQAPCLLYTSESAGESVAGLFSLVENKSYTLALPDPPIRTRYVIGSNHGWIITADDRSELHLLNPITGDQIALPSVATIEQVKPIFDDAGALHKYQYSWYTGTPLLADYDFPTPSVFSLGELRDYLFGKAFLSSDPSTGDYYVVLKHNPESQLSFARAGDDRWTWLPPHVDYADCFFKDSLLFALDSHGEVRTFDLSAPVVTQTIVLGRMKSCIVECNYMYIAQAPCGDLLQVWRSRNSLGWEDEDVSEQGLEDGEDEHISEHKLEDATDVSGLEPEDREDDDVSEPESGSDSHVIFTDKFDVFKVDFAAANLEDITSSCDSVMFLGYNQSLCLSADEYPQLKSSHVYFTDDDGYYHFGSMESERDIGVLNLGNCTVERIASPQLWSNWPAPVWFIPNPRKINLASHD